The following are encoded together in the Mesoterricola sediminis genome:
- a CDS encoding fumarate hydratase, with protein MLPADWKADLANPASVDLTLPVLELIRRSTTRLPQDVIEALVAFRNREAEGSRAANTLDTMLENVTLADENVAPLCQDTGTLIFWVRHPFGFSQRVLKQQVRKAVAEATAKSWLRPNCVESLSGRNPGNNMDPFGETHPVVHFEEHEGPGIEISIMQKGGGCENVGAQYRLPDVAIGAGRDLGGVRKCIIDAVTKAQGQGCSPGILGVAIGGDRVTGYERSKEVILRKLGTPNPDPKLDAFERQLTEELNSLGIGPMGYGGLTTVLGVNVSEMWRHPASFYVSISYMCWSSRRMDLVIEPSGNAVYR; from the coding sequence GTGTTGCCCGCCGACTGGAAGGCCGATCTGGCCAACCCGGCTTCGGTGGACCTGACCCTGCCCGTCCTCGAGCTGATCCGGCGCAGCACCACCCGGCTGCCCCAGGACGTGATCGAGGCCCTGGTGGCCTTCCGGAACCGCGAGGCCGAGGGCTCCCGGGCCGCCAACACCCTGGACACCATGCTCGAGAACGTCACCCTGGCCGACGAGAACGTGGCGCCCCTCTGCCAGGACACGGGCACCCTCATCTTCTGGGTGCGGCATCCCTTCGGCTTCTCCCAGCGCGTCCTCAAGCAGCAGGTGCGCAAGGCCGTGGCCGAGGCCACCGCCAAGAGCTGGCTCCGGCCCAACTGCGTGGAGAGCCTCTCCGGCCGCAACCCCGGCAACAACATGGACCCCTTCGGCGAGACCCACCCGGTCGTGCACTTCGAGGAGCACGAGGGCCCCGGCATCGAGATCTCCATCATGCAGAAGGGCGGCGGCTGCGAGAACGTGGGCGCCCAGTACCGCCTGCCCGACGTGGCCATCGGCGCGGGCCGCGACCTGGGCGGCGTGCGCAAGTGCATCATCGACGCCGTGACCAAGGCCCAGGGCCAGGGCTGCTCCCCGGGCATCCTGGGGGTGGCGATCGGCGGCGACCGCGTCACCGGCTACGAGCGCAGCAAGGAGGTCATCCTCCGCAAGCTGGGCACCCCGAACCCCGACCCCAAGCTGGACGCCTTCGAGCGGCAGCTGACGGAGGAGCTGAACAGCCTCGGGATCGGCCCCATGGGCTACGGCGGCCTCACCACCGTCCTGGGCGTGAACGTCTCGGAGATGTGGCGCCATCCGGCCAGT
- the holA gene encoding DNA polymerase III subunit delta codes for MAIPRTWLDAPYALVHGEDADGRREAVEAWKAVHVDPEWEVFSYTLCAEGCPWPEVLNALSETAPLGADRVVVVPQADNLLERAKELPPAVKRVLQEPLDGTRLLLVSRTGLQAGPGRILGAKPFSDWAKQGRVLKLGALDDKEAPAFVEAEAAALGLRLGSGVARRIAARMGGNPGVLRRCLEVLDLLADDRRVEADLVDKATFRLGEQSAFAWSKAWQSGSIPQALASLRIALEDEPSGAPLMLLGQARREVERLCRLADARRDGIRVRNDLLPALGLGPNQAFLLDGYEKVLNRIGAEGAARLLHLVNQTDLDLKGMALSRSVTPLLNLTTALARAWA; via the coding sequence ATGGCCATCCCCCGGACCTGGCTGGACGCCCCCTACGCCCTCGTCCACGGGGAGGACGCGGATGGGCGGCGGGAGGCCGTGGAGGCCTGGAAGGCCGTCCACGTGGACCCCGAATGGGAGGTGTTCTCCTACACCCTCTGCGCCGAGGGCTGCCCCTGGCCCGAGGTCCTGAACGCCCTGTCGGAGACGGCCCCCCTGGGCGCCGACCGGGTGGTGGTGGTGCCCCAGGCCGACAACCTGCTGGAGCGGGCCAAGGAGTTGCCGCCGGCGGTGAAGCGGGTCCTGCAGGAACCCCTGGATGGCACCCGCCTGCTCCTGGTGTCCCGGACGGGCCTCCAGGCCGGCCCCGGCCGGATCCTGGGGGCCAAGCCCTTCAGCGACTGGGCCAAGCAGGGCCGGGTCCTCAAGCTGGGCGCCCTGGACGACAAGGAGGCCCCGGCCTTCGTCGAGGCCGAGGCCGCCGCCCTGGGGCTGCGCCTGGGCTCCGGCGTCGCCCGCCGCATCGCCGCCCGCATGGGCGGAAACCCGGGCGTCCTCCGGCGATGCCTGGAGGTGCTGGACCTGCTGGCTGACGACCGTCGCGTGGAGGCGGACCTGGTGGACAAGGCCACCTTCCGGCTCGGCGAGCAATCCGCCTTCGCCTGGTCCAAGGCCTGGCAATCCGGATCCATCCCCCAGGCGCTGGCCTCCCTGCGGATCGCCCTGGAGGACGAGCCCAGCGGCGCCCCGCTCATGCTCCTGGGCCAGGCCCGGCGGGAGGTGGAACGCCTCTGCCGGCTGGCGGACGCACGCCGGGACGGCATCCGTGTCCGCAACGACCTGCTGCCGGCCCTGGGCCTGGGTCCCAACCAGGCCTTCCTCCTGGATGGCTATGAAAAGGTCCTGAACCGCATCGGGGCCGAGGGCGCCGCCCGGCTCCTCCACCTGGTGAACCAGACCGACCTGGATCTGAAGGGGATGGCCCTGAGCCGCAGCGTCACCCCCCTGTTGAACCTCACCACCGCCCTCGCCCGGGCCTGGGCCTGA
- the lptE gene encoding LPS assembly lipoprotein LptE: MNIRPVVPLLAGALLLGCGYRRLDQRPRTAAWMAKGGTVRIASFRNNTPKLGAEETFRKALENRIVAASPWRLVPGSASSRWVLQGAIETYEVRPLGLSLGSGVLRGSSAGSATRVEVVVAASVQLLDGVTGDVVIQRPRLTFSNQYRVDQNFATFNNQELRVLSSLADDFAESFLTQLLEGSD, translated from the coding sequence ATGAACATCCGCCCCGTCGTCCCCCTCCTCGCCGGGGCCCTCCTCCTGGGCTGCGGCTACCGGCGCCTCGACCAGCGGCCGCGGACCGCGGCCTGGATGGCCAAGGGCGGCACCGTGCGCATCGCCAGCTTCCGCAACAACACCCCCAAGCTGGGGGCGGAGGAGACCTTCCGGAAGGCCCTGGAGAACCGCATCGTCGCGGCCTCCCCCTGGCGCCTGGTGCCCGGGAGCGCCTCCAGCCGCTGGGTCCTCCAGGGGGCCATCGAGACCTACGAAGTGCGCCCCCTGGGCCTCTCCCTGGGGTCCGGGGTCCTGCGCGGATCCTCCGCCGGCTCCGCCACCCGGGTGGAGGTGGTGGTCGCGGCCTCCGTCCAGCTCCTGGACGGCGTCACCGGCGACGTGGTCATCCAGCGCCCGCGCCTGACCTTCTCGAACCAGTACCGGGTCGACCAGAACTTCGCGACCTTCAACAACCAGGAGCTCCGGGTCCTCTCCTCCCTGGCCGACGATTTCGCCGAGAGCTTCCTGACCCAGCTCCTGGAAGGGAGCGACTGA
- the hpt gene encoding hypoxanthine phosphoribosyltransferase gives MSKSLSRIYPLLTQDQIAARVKELGIQLAADYAGKDLVVIGLLNGVYPFFADLTRAIALDMDVSFMRVASYGHGFESTGEVKILTDCDTSIRGRHALIVEDIVDTGLTLHKVRKILMDREPASLRICTLLDKPSRRRVEVPVDYVGFSIEDHFVVGYGLDLEGKLRNLPYVGIYNPA, from the coding sequence ATGTCCAAGTCCCTGAGCCGCATCTACCCCCTCCTCACCCAGGACCAGATCGCCGCCCGCGTGAAGGAGCTGGGGATCCAGCTCGCCGCGGACTACGCGGGCAAGGACCTCGTGGTCATCGGCCTCCTGAACGGCGTCTACCCGTTCTTCGCCGACCTGACCCGGGCCATCGCCCTGGACATGGACGTCAGCTTCATGCGGGTCGCCAGCTACGGCCACGGCTTCGAGTCCACCGGGGAGGTCAAGATCCTCACCGACTGCGACACCTCCATCCGGGGCCGCCACGCGCTGATCGTGGAGGACATCGTCGACACCGGGCTGACCCTGCACAAGGTCCGCAAGATCCTCATGGACCGCGAGCCGGCCAGCCTGCGCATCTGCACCCTGCTGGACAAGCCCAGCCGGCGCCGGGTCGAGGTGCCCGTGGACTACGTCGGGTTCTCCATCGAGGACCACTTCGTCGTGGGCTACGGGCTGGACCTGGAGGGCAAGCTGCGCAACCTCCCCTACGTGGGCATCTACAACCCGGCCTGA
- a CDS encoding RNA polymerase sigma factor, producing the protein MVHDERPTSAALQDSPYHGPEVQAWVVAAQAGDQVAFANLVERFQRDVYGKAFSILKNHLDADDVVQETFLRVYRALPGFRFESSFRTWLITITTRQALNFLGRVRSSHESLDPTPEGQEHPALRVEDNQMSAFLDQESRRLLREALPRLPQRQREALMLKIENDWKYEQIAAQMNISVGSVKAHIFHAIQNLTQHIQGGRP; encoded by the coding sequence ATGGTTCATGACGAGAGGCCGACGTCCGCTGCCCTCCAGGACTCCCCCTACCACGGGCCGGAGGTCCAGGCGTGGGTGGTGGCCGCCCAGGCCGGAGACCAGGTCGCCTTCGCCAACCTGGTGGAGCGCTTTCAGCGGGACGTCTACGGGAAGGCCTTTTCCATCCTCAAGAACCACCTGGACGCCGACGACGTGGTCCAGGAGACCTTCCTGCGGGTGTACCGGGCCCTGCCCGGGTTCCGCTTCGAGTCCTCCTTCCGGACCTGGCTGATCACCATCACCACCCGCCAGGCCCTCAACTTCCTGGGCCGGGTCCGCTCCTCCCACGAGAGCCTGGATCCCACCCCGGAGGGGCAGGAACACCCGGCCCTCCGGGTGGAGGACAACCAGATGTCCGCCTTCCTGGACCAGGAGTCCCGCCGGCTCCTCCGGGAGGCCCTGCCCCGCCTGCCCCAGCGGCAGCGGGAGGCCCTTATGCTCAAGATAGAGAATGATTGGAAATATGAGCAGATTGCCGCCCAGATGAACATCTCGGTCGGCAGCGTGAAGGCCCACATCTTCCATGCGATCCAGAACCTGACCCAGCACATCCAAGGAGGGCGTCCATGA
- a CDS encoding IS5 family transposase, translating into MPRSFLTDALWAKLEPLLPPERGGMGRSRHPNRPMVEAILWRHRTGAPWRDLPEESGPWTSVYTRFEAWTKRGVWQRILEFLRKEADLEWVMPDGTILRAHQPSAGKRGGLWNQALGRSRGGCSTKIHLICDAHGNPLDFLVTPGQAHESRSAEGLLCGWQAEYVSGDRAYDGNPVRKAIEAMGATAVIPPHPRRKNPAAWDSHLYKARHAIEHGFAKLKQFRALATRFDKTARSFSAQVALACIVIWLRL; encoded by the coding sequence ATGCCGAGAAGTTTCCTGACCGATGCCCTGTGGGCAAAGCTTGAACCGCTCCTTCCGCCAGAGCGTGGAGGGATGGGGCGATCCCGTCACCCCAACCGTCCCATGGTGGAGGCGATCCTGTGGAGGCACAGGACTGGGGCGCCGTGGAGGGACCTGCCGGAGGAATCTGGACCTTGGACAAGCGTGTACACGCGATTTGAGGCCTGGACCAAGCGCGGCGTGTGGCAAAGGATCCTGGAGTTCCTGCGCAAGGAAGCCGACCTGGAGTGGGTCATGCCGGATGGCACCATCCTTCGCGCTCATCAACCTTCAGCAGGCAAAAGGGGGGGGCTCTGGAACCAGGCGCTCGGACGATCTCGGGGTGGATGCTCGACCAAGATCCATTTGATCTGCGATGCCCACGGTAATCCTTTGGATTTCCTGGTCACTCCGGGGCAAGCCCATGAAAGCCGGTCTGCTGAAGGATTGCTGTGCGGTTGGCAGGCAGAGTACGTGTCCGGAGATCGGGCCTACGATGGGAACCCGGTAAGGAAGGCGATCGAGGCCATGGGTGCGACAGCCGTCATCCCACCTCATCCCCGGCGCAAGAATCCGGCGGCCTGGGACTCACACCTATACAAGGCCCGCCATGCCATCGAGCATGGGTTCGCCAAGCTCAAACAGTTCAGGGCGCTGGCCACCAGGTTCGACAAAACGGCGCGAAGTTTCTCAGCCCAGGTGGCTTTGGCCTGCATCGTGATCTGGCTGAGGCTATGA
- a CDS encoding GxxExxY protein — translation MGRHWGEVDGEDHPHKEITQAIIGEAIEIQKALGHGLLEDPYKVCLAHSLRLAGHKVKREVFLDIEWRGLVGLILSPRASARSSAPPRSNRMLRMRGAIRHCSTDSPFQLLHAPARMGISHYYPRLRTHPRANTVGTSLAKTPR, via the coding sequence ATGGGAAGGCATTGGGGAGAGGTCGACGGGGAGGATCATCCGCACAAGGAGATCACCCAGGCCATCATCGGGGAGGCCATCGAGATCCAGAAGGCTCTGGGGCACGGACTCCTGGAAGATCCCTACAAGGTCTGTCTGGCGCACTCCCTGAGACTGGCCGGCCATAAGGTGAAGCGGGAGGTTTTCCTGGATATCGAGTGGAGGGGGCTTGTGGGCTTGATCCTTTCTCCGCGAGCCTCAGCGAGATCCTCCGCGCCTCCGCGTTCCAATAGGATGCTGCGAATGCGCGGCGCCATCAGGCACTGCAGCACAGACTCACCATTCCAGCTCCTCCATGCTCCGGCACGGATGGGTATTAGCCATTACTATCCTAGATTACGAACACACCCTAGGGCCAATACTGTCGGTACAAGCCTTGCCAAGACGCCTCGGTAG
- a CDS encoding IS4 family transposase, with protein MARTAATLPAGSRITDYMSLGVVAKTFPRTHVDDVLKRTGRTSARQRDLPAHVVVYYVIALALFMQASYGEVLRCLLEGVQWLMDKAVEPKVSHKSSISQARIRLGWEPMKVLHDEIVKPIATPQTRGAWFRNWRLVSIDGSTLDVPDEAENEAAFGSIESSRGKVAFPKVRFVCLCELGTHVMFGSCVDSYEVGEVALAEDVLPLLEPGMLCLADRGFNCFKLWKLAQGTGADLLWRLRKDMNLPREKQLQDGSYLSTFYEYWYDRKKSTNGIRVRVVEYTLEGMEGAEPIYRLATTILDPEKAPARELAALYHERWEIESAFDELKTHLRGRQVTLRSKTPDLVRQEFYGMMMAHFSIRGLMHEAALKGDVDPDRLSFLHAVRVIRRKLTRFASLPPSGEASIPSERPV; from the coding sequence ATGGCGAGGACTGCGGCGACGCTCCCGGCAGGGAGTCGGATCACCGATTACATGAGCTTGGGGGTAGTGGCAAAGACCTTCCCCCGAACCCACGTTGACGATGTTTTAAAACGCACAGGCAGGACCAGTGCGCGGCAACGGGACCTCCCCGCCCATGTCGTCGTCTACTACGTGATCGCTCTCGCGTTATTCATGCAGGCTTCCTACGGTGAGGTGCTGAGGTGCCTGCTGGAAGGCGTCCAATGGTTGATGGACAAGGCTGTCGAGCCGAAGGTCTCCCACAAATCCAGCATTTCCCAGGCCCGAATTCGGCTTGGTTGGGAACCGATGAAGGTGCTTCACGACGAGATCGTCAAGCCTATCGCGACGCCTCAGACACGGGGTGCCTGGTTTCGAAACTGGCGGCTGGTGAGCATTGACGGAAGCACCCTTGATGTTCCAGATGAGGCTGAGAACGAGGCAGCCTTCGGATCCATAGAGTCATCACGAGGCAAAGTCGCATTCCCGAAGGTCCGGTTTGTTTGCCTCTGCGAGCTTGGGACCCATGTGATGTTCGGGAGCTGCGTAGATTCCTATGAGGTCGGAGAGGTTGCCTTGGCGGAGGACGTGTTACCCCTGCTCGAACCAGGGATGCTCTGCCTGGCCGATCGCGGATTCAATTGCTTCAAGCTATGGAAGTTGGCCCAAGGAACCGGGGCTGATCTCCTTTGGCGCCTGCGTAAGGACATGAACCTGCCCAGGGAGAAGCAACTGCAGGATGGAAGCTACCTGAGCACCTTCTACGAGTATTGGTATGACCGGAAGAAGTCCACGAATGGAATTCGGGTCCGCGTTGTGGAATACACCCTGGAGGGGATGGAGGGAGCGGAACCGATCTACCGCCTGGCGACTACCATCCTCGATCCAGAGAAAGCCCCAGCCAGGGAATTGGCTGCCCTCTATCACGAGCGATGGGAGATCGAGAGTGCGTTCGATGAATTGAAGACCCATCTCCGGGGTCGCCAGGTAACCCTTCGAAGCAAGACGCCTGACCTGGTCAGACAGGAGTTCTACGGGATGATGATGGCCCACTTTTCCATCCGCGGCCTGATGCATGAAGCGGCCCTGAAGGGGGATGTCGATCCCGATCGCTTATCGTTCCTGCACGCAGTTCGGGTGATTCGCCGCAAGCTGACGCGTTTCGCGTCTCTCCCCCCCTCGGGAGAGGCCAGCATTCCATCAGAGCGTCCTGTCTGA